ACGTCACACCTTCTTCCCTTATCCAAAAAATGTCAACTCAACTTTTTTGTACATTAAACAACCAAAATCTTTTAGACTAAAATGACTAACGAATTTTGAACCCataatttgttttatgaatTACGATAGTGATGTACACATTCAGAGATCAAGATAATTGTTTCCtcttattttatcatttgaatgaaatttattttttgttatgcaAACCAGTATCTCTGCGTGCAACTGTAAATGCTAGTGCCTCGAATCGGTATGGCTATGACGGATGACAAAACTCTTCTCCAAGGTTTAACAATATTGTATTCTCAGAGTTATATTCGAACTGTCAAGACCTCTAGTTAAGTTAGGAGAAATTATTTATCATCTCATTCAAGTGATTttggataaataaaaaaattgttgagtttttaggattttttttttgtttttagttggTTTTTTTACTATGATATTTGTATGGAGCTTTTAGCGACAATAATCTTCGTTGGAAAACCTGACACACAAGGTGGGTTCCCCTGTTCCAAACAAGTTTTCCATACACATCGATCCTTTGACCACGCTTAAGGGGCCCAAATCTCTTACTGTTTGGACCAATTTATTAGTGGTCTTtttgagttgtttttataaaatactACCTTcgttcttttttaattgtcacattttaacattttacacaaacgaagacaatcaacaattgatattacttttgatgcaataagctatacttttactataatgaccttattcatttaatatcacatttcatatatttctctctccgcaataaataactaaagataatattggtaaaacaacatttaatgttgcattgaactttgaaagtgacagttaaataggaacaaaaaatttctacgacacttaaaaaggaacggagggagtagtatgtatattttaaattatgaaaaaattaaaatccttcaagaacaaaaaaattatattttccaaCCACGTTTTGGATCTCATTcattctttttagtttttagtaTATCCCTTCTTTGACCGAATTAACCACACAAACCCTTTTCACTCTCTCTTCACCACTCATCTCTTTTTCAAGGTATTTTCACCCTCTAAttcatttagtttttatttattcatcaaTCATTCTTATTTTATTCTCATTCTTTCGGCAAAATTAGGTTTCCACTTCTCAATTTTGTCTTCAATTAGGGTTTCGATTTTTTCCCAATTCATTGTTTTTGGGGTTTGAATTTTCAACCCTTTTGACTCATAGCGTAGAATCCCATTTTTTTATGGCATTTGATTGTCCACAGAGTATTAAGGTTTCTCAAAATTTGGTAGAAAATCCAGGTATAAGCATAGACATAGTTGAATTGAATCCAAAACCCAATTCCAAagcaatttcaatttcattccCTGATTTTGTTACAAATACCAAATCTGAATCTGGAAAAGGTGAGATTTTTAAGGGGAAATCCAAGCTGAATTCTAAGAAAGGAATCAAAGCAGCCTCTGCTGGTGCTTTGAATCAATCATCAGTTCCTGGTGATGTGGTTATTGGTAATTGTAGGTCAATTACCGACCTGCCTCCGGTGTTGATATCTGAGATTCTGAATTGTCTTGATCCCAAAGAACTTGGAATTGTTTCATGTGTGTCGTTGATTCTGCGTAGTCTTGCTTCTGAGCATCATGCTTGGAAGGAATTCTATTGTGAAAGGTGGGGGCTTCCAGCAGTTCCTGAGGCTGTCCTGGATTCGGATTCTGGGGTTGGGGATTCGGTTAAGGATGAAAAGTCATGGAAGGATATTTTCGTGGAAAGAGATTATAGGAGTAAGACTTTTATGGGAAGGTATAGTATGGATGTGTTGTATGGACATACTGAGGCGGTTCGGACTGTTTTCTTGTTGGCTTCTACAAAGCTTATATTTACATCTGGGTATGACACTGTTGTGAGGATGTGGAACATGGAAAGTGGGTTGTCGGTTGCATCGTCTAAACCACTTGGCTGCACCATTCGTGCGGTTGCAGCTGATACAAGGCTGCTAGTTGCTGGTGGTACTGATGGGTTCATTCATTGTTGGAGGGCTGTTGAAGGTTTGCCACATCTGTTTGAGCTTAGAAACTCACAACAAAATAAGAATGAGGTTCGACTTTGGGGTCATGATGGTCCGGTTACTTCACTTGCTTTAGATTTGACAAGGATTTATAGCGGCTCTTGGGACACGACTGTTCGTGTTTGGGACCGTCACTCGATGAAATGCACTGTCGTGTTGAGGCATAGTGACTGGGTTTGGGGACTTGTCCCTCATGATACTACAGTTGTCAGCACATCAGGTTCAAATGTCTATGTTTGGGATACAAATAGTGGTAATTTGGCAACTGTTGTTCTAAATGCTCATGTTGGTAATACTTATGCTCTGGCAAGAAGCCATACTGGGGATTTCATTTTTACTGGGGGTGAAGATGGTTCAATTCACATGTACGAGATTGTTGACGGTAGTTATGTGACCGAAGCTCTGCATGTTGCTACATGGGATCCCCACTCTGGTCCTGTGTATTCCCTTGCCTTTGAGTTTCCTTGGCTTGTTTCTGCATCAAGTGACGGCAAATTGGCTCTAATTGACGTGAGGAAGCTGCTGCGCAGGAGCAAGCGTGCCATTGGAAAGAGAGCTACGAAGGCAAAGTATTCGGGCGAAGTTAATGTAGAGCCTCCACAGAGGATGTTGCATGGATTTAAGAGTAATCTTTTCTCTGTAGGTATAGGAGCTGATCGAATTGTTTGCGGAGGTGAAGAAGGTGTCGTTAGGATTTGGAATTTCACAGAAGCTTTGGAAATTGAAAGCAGAGTTCGTGCATTGAGAGGAATGCGATTAGAGAACAGAATGAGACGACGTAAGAACCAAACAGAGCTCAACAGTAAAGGCGGTAAGAGTGATCAATGTTCAGCTGCGGCCAAGAAGAGTTCAGTGACTTGTATTTGGCCGAGTAAACGTGGGATGGGTGGAAAGACGAAGGCATAGTGATCGATGCCATCAACTGCTTCTAATCGCCAATTAGCTCTGAGTCAGCTATCCTTTTATGTTTTTACAAAATTGATATATGATCAactgaagttttattttttgtattgtgATTTAATGATCGGTATTAATGGTAGCAATGAGATCAGACCAATTTTATTCAATATCTATTGCGCATGAATTCCAAATGGAAGTGTTTCTGCGTGAGAATTGGTTTACACAAGGTAATAGCCAGTTGGTATTTATGGTTTCTTATTGAGATTTgccatttcaaattttcaactaGAATACTGTATATCGTTATCAGATTTAGTTATGCTGTCATTCAGATTTGGTTCTGCTCTTATCATTGCCATTTTTcattgtcaaataagttgttgCGTTATACTTAATGAATAATAAGAATATTTTTCCTCAATTTTGAAGCGAGCTTCTGTTGGTATGGTCTTAGTGTTGGTACCAACAATTTCAGAATTTACATTTGATCATTAATGGAATGAATATTCAATGCTTTAGTTCCCAATTGTAAAATTATGGTCCATGTTTTATTAGTGAATGCATACAGTAAGAAAGAAACACGACATTaaagatttcaattttttaaaatatatgcaCTCtacaatttcatttaatttgtttttgttcaatctaacaattgaaaatgaacaaattgtgagttttttgttttgttttgggcAAGGTAAACATTATAGTTTccttaatataatttaaattagtAATTGAATTGAGCACTACATTTATGGTCTAACACGTCTCGAATGTGATTACTGAGGGCACTCACggataaaaaaatacatgttgcATTTGCATTCtgatacattttttaattaagtacatatcaattgttttcagtcattgagtaaaaatatatattgtttgtAGCCAAGATAGTACTAAGTAGATTTTCTGCAAGATTAGCTATATCAAAACAGAGATGTTCAAGCTGGATAATTGCAAAGTTCTTCAACAAACAAGTCTTCAATTGATGGAGTCACTAATAAGTtcattttacattttcaatCATTTTGGGAAACGATATAGTTTTTCAACCTACTAGTTAAGGATAATAAACTGTTCTAACACTAAAGAAAATCCCTTTTCGTAAGTAAAATAAGAGACCTGTTTAACATCTTTAAGGATTTGGCACTCAATGTTTACCACGAAATTTAAATGTTGGTGCATATGAAGAAAtgcaaaacattttatttaaagacaTTAAAATAACAAGAAGCCTTTAGAGAAAGCTTATTGCACCAGCTTGCACGTAACAAAAGTGAGATGTATCAAGGAAATATCGAAAGGCAAAATGGAAACATTGAGTGCCAAATCAACTAGGTTGCAATAACCaacataaaaatccaatttgaAAGAGAAACAATGCAAGATAGGGAAACTGTGAAACTAATTTGGTTTCACTTCTCATCTCATACGATATGAATAGAAGCATCCTTTACAAAGCCATTGAAGGAAATTGTGAAACTATTTGGAGACATTCAGGAGCCGACCCAAGGATAAGGCCACTAAAACCCTCACTTTAGGCAtacgaacaaaaaaaaaaaatttataagcaaaaatgccTCATATGCAGATAAAAAATACCTCATATATCAAAATTACACTTACTTTTAAAGATTATTGGGCCGGCCCTAGAGACACTTGACTGCACATTTTCCTAAATACAATGACGCCAAATGAAATGATACCCCAGTAACACGGATATTGGGGGTAGCTGCCCCCCACTATtctaaatatttaataataagacATTATGATCTTTTACTCCATAACAAATATTGACCAGCATGACATAAAATATCATCTAGGTTTTCATCTTTCAATGTGATTTAAGGGCAACAACATGCAATATTAACCACTCTTCGAGTGTTACCAACTAAGTGAGAGTAGTGATAGAGCAACCTTTTCAGCCGTGGCAATGCTTTTTTTGGAACTCAAATGCATGACCGTTGGATCGTTTGAATGCTCGAATTTTACAACTGTTCTTTGAGTAGGaatgattaaaaatttgaaatgaaatgagagaaattgtaagaaaaatatgaaagtttGTGGTGATCTAAAGAGAACAGAttctatttatataatataagggtaaaaatatattttttaccaaTCAATCCAAACTTGCACGTCGCAAGCTGCAGAGCAGCTCACAGTACCTTTATGTTGTTCTAACTTAAGGTTTAGAGTTTACAATCTTGTATTCAAATACTATGGTTCAATAAACTATACCACGTTGTTTTCTGTTTACAGAAGTTGCACCATGTGTGGGAAGGTTCTATCCGACTCACCTATAAGtactttgtttttcctttttttgtatCTATCTTTGTTGTCTATCAATTGGGTCAATAACTTgatctatcaatttaaattatgCTTTGTTCTTTAAAAATTACTATGGTATACTGAATTTTCTGTGTGCTTTTGTATGTATAATGTGTGATCATATGTTCTTGCGTTGCCTCTTAAGTCCCTTTTTCCATGCATTTGTTGAATTGATAAGGTGGTATGTTTCCTTATAGGTTGCATCTAACATCTAAGGGTGTTGATATTAAGGAATAGATGCAAGCAAATAATGTATGATGATATTCATTGAAGGGGCATTGTTCAATATGGTTTTACCATGTTTTGTATTAAATTGAAACTCTACCCTTTAAAGTTTATCAatgatcaatttgaatgaatttttcaaGTACATATGAAAAAAATCTtgttatgagttttttttttagggaaattctTGTTATGAGTATTGTTTAAACAATAAGCCTTCTGTATGAgttgatatttaatttatgcatcTCAATTCTTTAAATACTCCCTTATTTAACTTCTTCATAACTATCTATAAATGTATAAAAACTTTTACATAAGGAACTGATCATAGACTTGTTTTAATTGAGTTTCAATTAAAagtttacataaataaaaaaattaatcaaaactaAGATATTGTactttaaattgaaaattgaggcTAAGAATGTTTCTAAAGGTTTGGTAAACTTGCAAAGCATGATGACTGccatttttctaatatatttacctcctaaattataaaaaaaaaatgaacaaaacaaaagtTATGCTGATGAAGTTTGTTGAGAAATGCCAAAAACGTGAcagttttttcttctaaaaataaaaaagaaaagagaagtaCACACTTTGTCCAGTGACAGCATAGTAGGTTATGAATGAAGTTGTTTCCCTTCCTCTATAATCAAATGGGAAAATTCTAAAGAAAAACTTTTCTTATCAATTTTGAACATCAAACTTCATTTGATTGCTAACTTACAAAAAACACTTCTTCAATTTAGACAAGTGAGCTTAAGGTTGAAACCAATAAGCTAATTATTTTGCAGGATTATTTTagcttttcttttaattttgtgcCAAACAAGCACCTTCATTCTAACTGGAATGGCAGAGCAGTGACACCAAATCACCAACCTTGGCAACAAATTAGTTCATGCTCCAAAAAGtgatacaaaacaaaacaaattgaatAGACAAAGAGAAAAGAATATGAGAATAAGAGGGTCTCTAGTTCATTCTCCTCCTGCAGTTGTTATGCTAATGTGCATGTTTAGCAGCATAGTTCATGGCCAACAATACACCGAGGAAACAGATTCAAATGTTGCAGCCAATGGAAGAAACGGATCACTTCTATCATCATTGTTTATACTAGGGGATTCCTCTGTTGATTGTGGAGACAATACTCTGCTCTACCCTCTGCTTCACGGTCGTCTCTCTCTGTATCCGTGTAATGGTTCAGATTCCTCTCTTCTTCCTCAACTTATAGGtactcttctttttcttttcttgatgATTTATTCCAAGACCCAAATTGTGATCCTTGATATTGCAGAAAAATGCTatcaaatatgattgatgaGGCTGCAATTAGGTTGGAATGAGGTTGCTGAGACATAAAAAACCTTGACTTTGCAGCCACAATTGTGGTCTCAAACCCTTTGTAGAACCATGCAGTATAGTTGaaaagttataatttgaaagcattGCATTCAAATTATGGTAAAACAAATCTGTACACTGatgtgaatgaaaaaaaaaatatatataggaaTCAATGAAAAGTAAGTCAAACAAATGTACCTCATTCTTATGCACCCCAGCTTCAAACCTTGCTCATGCTTAGCCATGTACATATCAGCTGCAATATCTGCAgattttttcagttttaatttattctgagtataaacaaatttaaaccaGGCTTGCGTTGTTAATAACATTAATTGTTGTAATGAAATCATCGTTGCAGCTGAGAAGATTGGATTGACATcaatccaaccattttacgctcAAAATGGATCTCTGAATGAGATTCTTGGTGGTCTCAACTTTGGATCAACACAAGCTACAATCATGAACCAGGGAGGCTTCAGCCACCAGTCTCTAAACCAACAACTACGCCAAGTCTCTGAGAGCATGCAGCTACTGCAACTGCAGCTAAGCGAAAAAGCTGCTcttgaatttacaaaatcttCCATCTTTTTCCTCTCATTTGGAAAAGAAGATTACATTGATTTATTCCTACACAACTCTTCCAACCCTATGATAAACCACAGCGCACAATATTTTGCGACCATTTTGGTCAATCAGATGACAAATGCAATGAGGTATCTTTATGATGCAAACGCAAGGAAAATCATATGCTTAGGAGTTCTTCCTTTGGGATGTACACCCCGAATAGCGTGGGAGTCAAATCAGACATCAGATGGTGTTATCAATGGAAATGGTTGTGTAGATAATGTCAATAATTGGGTCTTGGAATACAATAGATTGTTGGATGAGCACATAGTCCAGCTTAATGCAGAATTTTCTGATGCTCATATAGTGTTCTGTGATGTATACAGTGGAATATTGGAGATTATAAACAGACCAAGGTTTTATGGTATGTTTTTCTCCCCTGTataaaactaataaattttCACGTGAAGAAATTTTATAAAGTGTTCTCTTAATATACACAGGTTTTGAAGACACAAAGAGCGCATGCTGTGGACTTGGTTTGAATGGTGCAATGGTAGGGTGTATCTCTACAGAAATGGCCTGCAATCAAGCTTCAGGACATGTTTGGTGGGACTTATTCAATCCTACAGAAGCAGCGAACTCTATTTTAGCTGAAGCAGCCTGGTCTAACCAACCTATACCGGATCTTTGCCGTCCTTTCACCATCCATGAATTGGTCAAGACCAAAACCTAGCATTTAATTGCTAGACCTGTTTCATAAGATTCACTCATATGTTTCAAGAATCATTCAGAAACTTAAGTTTCAAAACTCATTAGTATGTTTGGATGAACGGCGAGTTTACCAAAATTATAGTGACtatgtaattttgtaaaagttCTAAAGTGTAGCTTTTGCTAAAATTGCAGTAGCTCACCGTGATTACGACAATCTTACCgttaatccaaacatgcactaagtTTCAAAACAATTTGGAATTGCAAAATAAAGCCATAATCTAAGCACTTGTAGTAACAGCACAAAAGTGATTAAAGTGTTTGTGCTAGGTTTGCATTGGAAACCATATCTATATTGTAGTATATTACAGCACTAAGCATAGTGTTTATTGTTATTAAAATGGGTTTTTGGTGCTGACATGATTTGTCTTTGTCCTCtcaaattgaattaaacaaTGCATTAGTACTACTAAACAAAGATCttgaaagttaaaaaaagatattaactTTATCAATCAAAATTAGAGTACTGCATTGCTTTCTCAAAACCCTAAATCAAAGTTATTGACTCAAACAAAACCCTAAATCCCCAAAACTAGATCTTAATTATTCTCCATGGCATTGAAAATTCAAACCTTTTCACCTTCATTCTCAGTTCCAACTTCAAAACCCAAACAACACTTCCACTCAATTACTATTTCTGCCTCGAATTCGACACGCCCATCGATCGCCGGCCGCAAGCTCCGAGCAGCAGTAATTGGCGGAGGACCCGCTGGATCCTCCGCTGCAGAAGCTCTTGCGAGCGGCGGCGTGGAAACCTTCTTATTCGAGCGAAACCCGCCGTCGACACCGAAGCCATGCGGCGGAGCAATCCCTCTCTGCATGCTAGAAGAATTCGACATTCCTCACCACCTCATCGACCGCCATGTCACACAAATGCGAATCTTCTCACCTTCAAACATCGCCGTGGATTTCGGTAAAACACTAAAACCCAACGAATTCATCGCCATGCTCCGCCGTGAAGTCCTCGATTCATTCCTCCGATCCCGCGCCGTTTCCGCCGGCGCCGAACACATCTCTGGCCTAGTCACCTCTCTCGATGTCCCAACCTCACCGAACTCCCCCTACACCATCAACTACACAAACAAAACCTCATCTAAAAACTCCCTCGCCGTCGACGTCGTAATCGGCGCCGACGGCGCCAACAGCCGTGTCGCGAAATCAATCTCCGCCGGCGATTACACCTGCGCCATCGCGTTTCAAGAACGAATCAAATTATCGGACGAGAAAATGAAGTATTACGAAAATCTCGCCGAGATGTACATAGGTGATGATGTGTCACCGGATTTTTACGCGTGGGTTTTTCCTAAATGTGACCACGTGGCAGTGGGAACTGGTACAGTACGGTCCAAACACGATATTAAGCTGTACCAGCGAGCTATAAGAGAAAGAGCAATGTCAAAGATCGACGGTGGAAAAGTGATCAAAGTAGAGGCCCACCCGATTCCTGAGCACCCGCGTCCTATTAGAGTTAGAGGACGCGTGGCGCTTGTGGGTGACGCAGCGGGTTACGTCACAAAATGTTCGGGTGAAGGTATTTATTTTGCAGCAATGTCAGGTCGAATGTGTGGAAACGGTGTTGTCAGAGCTTCTGAAGGCGGAGAAAAGATGATTAACGAGTGTGATCTTATGAGGGAGTATCTTAAGGAATGGGATGCGAAGTATGTGAACACTTTTAGATTTTTAGATCTTTTGCAAAGGGTTTTTTATGGTAGTAATGCGTCTAGGGAAGCTTTGGTGGAGCTTTGTGGTGATGAGTATGTTCAAAGGATGACATTTGATAGTTACTTGTATAAGAAGTTGGCACATGGGAGAGTGTGTGATGATGTTAAGCTTTTTATGAATACTATTGGGAGTTTAATTAGGTGTAATGATGTGGGAACACGTATGAAGGGTTTGATTTTGTAGAGGATCATTCTTTGTCCCTTGGTTGGGAATTATTGATATTTATGGGTCTCTATTATCTTTACCCTACATTGTTGTAATCTGAATTTGTATCTTTGTTTTGGCCATAGCTTTCCTTCCACTatgcaagaaaaataaaatgttattctCTCCCCATCTTAGGTGttgattattgtttatttataaatgattaGGTTTTTTCAATCAGTGTTAGATGACGGTGATTGAGTCAATAATGGAACATTTACTTTTAACAAACAAGGTTAGCCTGCCTCTTAAATAAACTACTCGAAGAATCGAATATCTAAATTGTTTATctaaattgttagaaaaactccTAACACCATATTGATACACTTATATCGGTTTTATTAGATCAAATATAAAACTAAGAGGTCATTATTCATATTTTACATATCGACATAATTTAAGGCTGAATGCAACAATTTACATTGACATATgacataaataaaagataaacttATTTGTCCATCCAAATCACACTTCGAAGACACTCTCCTTTAGTCAACAAATCAAAAGCCTTGTTGATGTCTTTAAATTCCACCTCATGTGTaacaaaatcatccaaattgaGTTCCTGATAATAATTGGagaaaaaattaaccaaaaatgTGTTTTGACATTACTATTGTTTACATAAATAAACTCCTACattgttttataaaatgttaccaaaagagaggaagaaatcataaacttaaaaaatcagaaaaagaaaTGACATAGCACCTTGTCCATGTAGCGTTTAAAAAGAATGGGTACATCAGACTTGGGTTTGAGTCCTCCAAATATAGACCCCATAAGAGTCTTCCCTTGAAAAAGGACGTCAGTACTATTGATACTCAACTTAGATCCTGGCTTGTCCACTCCTAACATAATTGTTTTTCCCCAACCCTGAAATCAAAACACTAAGTTTCCAATCCATGCTTTCAACAAGTATGCAGTAGtttatcaaataatattgaaaattgcACACAAACGAAGATAtggaatttaaaattaattaattcaaaaccAAAGTTGCATTAGTCCGAGTGGAACTGGACTCGGATCTCTCAAGCAATGTTTTGGCTTAGAGCCTTGTGAATGAAAAAAGTGTAGTTGGAAGTACTTTGCACCAATAATAtggttaaaataaaacaaaaattagttgGTACAAATGAAAACAATGCACACTTTGATATAGAAATAGACCTTTCTACATGAAGCATATGCTTCATGCACCAATGATGCCATACCAACACATTCAAAGCAATAATCTGCTCCCCCACCAGTCATCTCTATGATAACCTGACTCACAGATTTGTTTTCCAATTCTCCAGGATTTACAAAGTCTGTGACTCCAAACTTCTTTGCTGAGTAAAGGGGGGGaacaaaaacaaatacataatttaGGCATGATAATAAATtctatattaaattattaaaacattattattCGACTTTATGCTTAATgtgataatgataataataaaccaatattGCATTAccaatttcaaatttttctgGCTTGATATCCACACCTATAATCCTAGTTGCTCCACAAAGTCTAGCTCCCTCAGCAACCTAGGAAACCATTCAATTGCAATAAGCATTTTAGCATACAAAACTACAAAGGCTTTGCAAAGATAAATAACTTACTTGAGCGTTTatagcataagcgcttatcatatgAGTTATAAGTTGTTCTTATAGTCTATTATGGAGAGCTTATAGAgataagttgaaaacagcttCTAGACTTGTCATAAGCTCTCTGAAATAGTCTCATAAGTTTTCATaccagtagataagctcaaataagtcggTCCAAACAGGCCCAAactacaaaagaaaaacataaactaaGGAGAATACATACCGCTAATCCAATACATCCGAGTCCAAAAATAGCTACTGTCGACCCTAGTTCAACATTTGCTGTTTTCCATGCAGCACCTACccctaaaaattgatatttgatCAAAATATTGAATTAGAACAACTTTGTTTAGTtgtgaactaaaaaaaataacaacctTGAATTTGCATACCTGTTGATACACCACAACTGAGGAGGCATGCCCTGTTGGGAGGAATTGCTGGATCAATCTTGAGTAGATTGGCAGTGTCAACCACAGTGTACTcgctaaaactcgagacaaatATGAAATGGTTTATAATCTCTCCATTTAGATTAGTGAATCTGGTGGTATCATATCTAAGCATCCAAGGTTTAACATCAAAAGGAAACTTTGAACAAAGGTTGCTCTTTGTTGATTTGCAATCTATGCACTCTTCACAATCAGCCATGAAGATTGGGATAACAATGTCTCCTTTTGTAACTTCTGTTACTCCCTCTCCAACACTTTCCACAACCCTGAatcacataaaaattaattaaaacttgAACATCATCAACTTCTAtagtattaaaataataatgtatGAAAAAATGAGACCAACATATGGTACATATTTTGTTCGGATTGTTAAACGGACTTCCTTCTAACTCTCAAAAAGTTAGCTCAAATAATGAAAGCGGTAAATACATATAAGAGGAAGGTGTCCAAGTACATATGAACATTACACTAATATTGCCTTAAATGAAATTGGATCTCCCTCTCAAAAGTTAGCTCAAATAATGAAAGCGGTAAATGCATATAAGAGGAATGAGAGAAACACACATTCTAACACACATTTTCCAACACacttttgattggttaaaattcacatgggtcTCACCAAATCATGTGGATCTCATATAAATTGGGTGGGTTTCATATGAATTCTAACTCATTAAAAAGAgtgtgttaaaatgtgtgtCGCTGACATTTCTCATTCATAATGATGCAGACCTAAGATCTTTGCCAATGTGAGACACAAAATGCAACTTcaaattgaccaaaaaaaaaagttaaaaaattagaGTTTTTTAAATCTTGATTTGAAGACTTCAAATTGTTAACTATGTGCATGCGTGAAGTGTATGACCACACAAACGAGGTAGTGATAAACATGTACTTCCTTCCTTTACCTAATTATTAGGAAATGagaaatattttcaa
Above is a genomic segment from Medicago truncatula cultivar Jemalong A17 chromosome 5, MtrunA17r5.0-ANR, whole genome shotgun sequence containing:
- the LOC11421437 gene encoding F-box/WD-40 repeat-containing protein At5g21040 codes for the protein MAFDCPQSIKVSQNLVENPGISIDIVELNPKPNSKAISISFPDFVTNTKSESGKGEIFKGKSKLNSKKGIKAASAGALNQSSVPGDVVIGNCRSITDLPPVLISEILNCLDPKELGIVSCVSLILRSLASEHHAWKEFYCERWGLPAVPEAVLDSDSGVGDSVKDEKSWKDIFVERDYRSKTFMGRYSMDVLYGHTEAVRTVFLLASTKLIFTSGYDTVVRMWNMESGLSVASSKPLGCTIRAVAADTRLLVAGGTDGFIHCWRAVEGLPHLFELRNSQQNKNEVRLWGHDGPVTSLALDLTRIYSGSWDTTVRVWDRHSMKCTVVLRHSDWVWGLVPHDTTVVSTSGSNVYVWDTNSGNLATVVLNAHVGNTYALARSHTGDFIFTGGEDGSIHMYEIVDGSYVTEALHVATWDPHSGPVYSLAFEFPWLVSASSDGKLALIDVRKLLRRSKRAIGKRATKAKYSGEVNVEPPQRMLHGFKSNLFSVGIGADRIVCGGEEGVVRIWNFTEALEIESRVRALRGMRLENRMRRRKNQTELNSKGGKSDQCSAAAKKSSVTCIWPSKRGMGGKTKA
- the LOC11421438 gene encoding GDSL esterase/lipase At1g71250 → MRIRGSLVHSPPAVVMLMCMFSSIVHGQQYTEETDSNVAANGRNGSLLSSLFILGDSSVDCGDNTLLYPLLHGRLSLYPCNGSDSSLLPQLIAEKIGLTSIQPFYAQNGSLNEILGGLNFGSTQATIMNQGGFSHQSLNQQLRQVSESMQLLQLQLSEKAALEFTKSSIFFLSFGKEDYIDLFLHNSSNPMINHSAQYFATILVNQMTNAMRYLYDANARKIICLGVLPLGCTPRIAWESNQTSDGVINGNGCVDNVNNWVLEYNRLLDEHIVQLNAEFSDAHIVFCDVYSGILEIINRPRFYGFEDTKSACCGLGLNGAMVGCISTEMACNQASGHVWWDLFNPTEAANSILAEAAWSNQPIPDLCRPFTIHELVKTKT
- the LOC11429848 gene encoding geranylgeranyl diphosphate reductase, chloroplastic, yielding MALKIQTFSPSFSVPTSKPKQHFHSITISASNSTRPSIAGRKLRAAVIGGGPAGSSAAEALASGGVETFLFERNPPSTPKPCGGAIPLCMLEEFDIPHHLIDRHVTQMRIFSPSNIAVDFGKTLKPNEFIAMLRREVLDSFLRSRAVSAGAEHISGLVTSLDVPTSPNSPYTINYTNKTSSKNSLAVDVVIGADGANSRVAKSISAGDYTCAIAFQERIKLSDEKMKYYENLAEMYIGDDVSPDFYAWVFPKCDHVAVGTGTVRSKHDIKLYQRAIRERAMSKIDGGKVIKVEAHPIPEHPRPIRVRGRVALVGDAAGYVTKCSGEGIYFAAMSGRMCGNGVVRASEGGEKMINECDLMREYLKEWDAKYVNTFRFLDLLQRVFYGSNASREALVELCGDEYVQRMTFDSYLYKKLAHGRVCDDVKLFMNTIGSLIRCNDVGTRMKGLIL
- the LOC11435196 gene encoding alcohol dehydrogenase-like 7, which translates into the protein MAMEDKPAAPTSEGQQSIRCKAAVCRKPGEPLIIEEIFVAPPMPHEARIRIICTSLCHSDIIFWKMQEPPAIFPRILGHEAIGVVESVGEGVTEVTKGDIVIPIFMADCEECIDCKSTKSNLCSKFPFDVKPWMLRYDTTRFTNLNGEIINHFIFVSSFSEYTVVDTANLLKIDPAIPPNRACLLSCGVSTGVGAAWKTANVELGSTVAIFGLGCIGLAVAEGARLCGATRIIGVDIKPEKFEIAKKFGVTDFVNPGELENKSVSQVIIEMTGGGADYCFECVGMASLVHEAYASCRKGWGKTIMLGVDKPGSKLSINSTDVLFQGKTLMGSIFGGLKPKSDVPILFKRYMDKELNLDDFVTHEVEFKDINKAFDLLTKGECLRSVIWMDK